Genomic segment of Coregonus clupeaformis isolate EN_2021a chromosome 34, ASM2061545v1, whole genome shotgun sequence:
tttgatttacacatcaTGCCTagcactttgaagatacaaaatattttttttgatgaaacaaacaagaaataagacaaaaaaacagaaaacttgagtgtgcataactattcacccccccaaagtcaacactttgtagagccaccttttgcagcaattacagctggaagtctcttggggtatgtctctaagcttggcacatctagccactgggatttttgcccattcttcaaggcaaaactgctccagctccttcaagttggatgggttccgctggtgtacagcaatctttaagtcataccagagaattagattgaggtctgggctttgactaggccattccaagacatttaaatgtttccccttaaaccactcgagtgttgctttaacagtatgcttagggtcattgtcctgctggaaggtgaacctccgtcccagtctcaaatctctggaagactgaaacaggtttccctcaagaatttccctgtatttagcgccatccatcattccttcaattctgaccagtttcccagtccctgctgggatggtgttctcggggtgatgagaggtgttgggtttgcgccagacatagcgttttccttgatggccaaaaagctcaattttagtctcatctgaccagagtaccttcttccatatgtttggggagtctcccacatgccttttagcgaacaccaaacatgtttgcttatttttttctttaagcagtggcttttttctggccactcttccgtaaagcctagctctgtggagtgtacggcttaaagtggtcctatggacagatactccaatctctgctgtggagctttgctgctccttcagggttatctttggtctctttgttgcctctctgattaatgccctccttgcctggtccgtgagttttggtgggcggtcctctcttggcaggtttgttgtggtgccatattctttcaattttttaataatggatttaatggtgctccgttgtATGTTCAAagcttctgatatttttttataacccaaccctgatctgtacttctccacaactttgtcgctAACctctttggagagctccttggtcttcatggtgccgcttgcttggtggtgccccttgcttagtggtgttgcagactctggggcctttcagaacaggtgtatatatactgagatcatgtgacaggtcatgtgacacttagattgcacacaggtggactttatttaactaattatgtgacttctgaaggtaattggttgcaccagatcttatttagggacttcctagcaaagggggtgaatacatatgcacgcaccacttttctgttatttatttagtataattttttgaaataagttattttttttcatttcacttcaccaatttggaatattttgtgtttgtccattacatgaaatccaaataaaaatcaatttaaattacaggttgtaatgcaacaaaataggaaaaccgccaagggggatgaatacctttgcaaggcactgtagagatTGTCtaactcccaaatggcaccctatccctataAAGTGCACCCTATGGGCCTatgtcaaaactagtgcactatatagggaatacgttgacatttgggatgcagccatagaCATTGATGTCCGTGGTAAAGTGTCTTCTTGCAGTGATCTGAAAAGCCTTCGCTGTGATGGATGGCAAAGCCCAGCTGACCATATTGCTGTGCTAATAAAAACCTGCCCTGCAATTCACATACCTCACTGTGTTTTTTTTAACTCCGGCACCATTGCTTTTAAGAGGAAAACTGGTTTAGGTGTCAAAAAGAACGATGCCCCTCCTCAGACCACGACTCACCTCAGAGGTATAGAATGAAAGGAGAGCTATATTTACAACTACGTTTTCTACCGGGTTGAGACAGCAGGATGGACCTTACAGATCAAACTTTTACCTCACTACTCCTTACTTGAAAGTTTTGACTTGATGTTTCATTACAAGGTGGACAGTTACTGTACAATAACAATGATTTTAATCAAAATGTAAAAAGGAACAAGGAGAAAAAGATACAGCATAATAATAAATGGATCAAATAAAAAAGAAGACCTTGAAAGAAACAAAAGCAGCGAGTGTATAAAATGCAGTGCTGCTAACACTATCAAATGATGAGGAACTATCTGATGGCGAGCAAGCTGTTGCCATGCAACATGGTGTCAGTACACAATGCAGTCAGCAGAGGATCGCTGGGTACACAGGAAGTCACTTGTTATCTCTTTGTATCCAGGGGTGTCTGTAAGGCCACTTCCTGTTTGAATTACAAGGAGAACGATTAGTGACAACATTTTATAATTAATGTGCAGATTATCCAATATATGTATTAGAGGTATCCATCTCACCTTCCATGAGATTATAGAGGTTGCAGTAGTTTGTGCCATGATCTCTAATGGCGTACCAGCTCTCTGAGACAGACATGGCCTGCAGAGAAAGAATGGTTCTGGTTAGAATAAGTGTTTTAGACCTGAGACAAGTTACTGTAGTGTTAGCTGCAGATAATCCACGAAAAAGATATGATCCTAAAAAGGCCTACACATGATATTATTGTCCTTATATGTCATATGGATGTATAGAAGTGACAACAGGATCAGAGAATATCCCTCTTACCGAGACGTGACAGTGGGTGAAGAACTCAAAGGAGACCAGACGGAACGTGAGGTCATCGACAGACTTCTTAAACGGTGTGGTGTGTTTGGCTGCTATGAAGTGTATAGAGGCTGCCTGGAGCTGGGGAGCAGcgagaaaaagaaagagatagagatagagatagagatagagatagagatagacagagacagagacagagacagagacagagacagagacagagacagagacagagagacaaagaaataTGCAACACCCATAGGGTTGTAAAACTAccagtaatttaccaaagttactggaattttctctaattttggtaattaacaggtaaTGTATGACaatctatggtaactttggtaatttatacttaaATAACTAAAAATATCTATTCATAAAAAATATGAATTCAAGAGAAAACAGCTTAATTAattaaaaaagcatctaatcaacaatgacaTCATTTCCAATTAACTTTTCCAACAAtgtacttttttcacaactgccaacAGTTTGGcaccaaaacatttacaacaatcACATATTGACAGAGTAAATAAAGTTGAGTAAAAATGTTAATGCTGGAACCCTTACATTAAACACCAacggtattcactaagttgattgATTATATTTAggtttaggataatgttttacagctttgtcactCAATGTTTTATATTAAAATAATCTCAATTCATGATTTTATATATTTGACATGTTTTGAAAATTCCATAAAATCCTTGAATGTTTCtaaaaattctggtagtttactggtaaactttgaaagttaccagtaatataccctccctttgtaACCCTAAACACACACAAGTAATTATAcaaatagaaacacacacacacacacacacacacacacacaccataccttGTAGAGGCACCTCTGGCCCCCCAAGGCACAACTGGACATGGTCCTCCACTGCTTGATCTGAGTGACCAGACCTTCATAGACCTGTCTACAGGGGATCCCAAAGTACCTGCAGTCGGACGCAGAACATAGAAATACATAGATGACAGGGCTCAATTCTTAGTCTTGTCCGCCATCTTTCCACAGCTTGTAGTTGAGAATCCTGGGCCTCCGAGGCTACTTCAATACCAGTATCCGCCACAGTCATTTCAGGTAAAATGGCACTGGCGCCATCTTATGGATACAGAGGGTAGTGTTCAACTGGGCCTATCATAGAACTGCTAATTAAATTCACAAGTGGTTGTGATAAATCAGCACCATGTAAAGCTATTTATGTTTATTTGGAGCCATTTTGTGCAAAGAGCTATAATAAATTATTAGTCATCATGAGGGGCATGCACTTTGGATTTAGTCCATGAGATCATATGTTTGTATTGATATGGGTCAGACCATAAAACAGCAACAGtgaacaacaacaataaaaacaACCAGAACCACAATAAAAACAGCACGCACCATGTGGTCAAAACACAGACATATAGTCATAGCCTAATAATGGTCAAACCGTAGCTTACCATTCTACTTTGCATTGCGCATGGAGAGGTCCCGCGGATGTGATCTTGAGATTTGAGGTCGCAAAAACTAGAGCCACTGCAAGGATCCACCCTGTCAAATGCATCTTGTGAAAAGTAATATTTTTTAAGCAGTATCCAACTAACACATTCACATCCCCAACAACAAAGTTCTGAGGCCTATTTTGGGAGACGGATAGAAAATCACAGGATGGTCATGTGAGTTTAGAGGAAAGGAAGCAGCCTAAACTCAATTAACTTTAGAAAAAAGATCCATCATTCTACAGAGCAGAGACCGTCCACAGAGCCACAAAGGGCAAGACTAGAGAGACATCTACGGGTCATTGAAATGAAAGCATTCACTGCAAACTTGTGAAATTGAACATACATTACGGCCATACATTCCAGGCACTTGCATGTTCAGGGTTCAATAATTAATTGGAGACTCTCCAGAAAGGAGAGAAAAAAGTTCTTAAAAGTTGTTGTAAGAGGATAAATAGGACATTCACTTTTTTGTGGTTGCAAATAACATCAATTTTTTACATTGGTTAACTCATTCTTTAGAATAGAATATAACTTTAATTTGATCCCTAGAGGGGTCTGTATGTGTTCGTTGCTCATGTTTTCCcagaaattgaaaaaaagggtagTGTAGTCCACAGTAGGCTATAGGCAAACCTTCCTGTATCGTTGACGTGGACACACCATTCAATATTTTGGGCTGTGAATTGCATCCAAGACCCGCCCCGAAATGTCGCATTCACTCCGCCTCACCGGCGCACTTACCTATCCTTGCCCAGAGGTGTGTAATAGAACACGCCCCTTCCAAATCCAACTTCCAATCCGTGGACAGAATTTGCCAGACCCCCTCCTTTGATGCCGTCCTTTCACTATAGAACGCTCAATACCCCACGTCCGCTTCATTTTGAAGACGCGTAGGTTGTGGAACATTTAAATAGATGTAGCCCGAGCCGCGAGCTAGTCGTGGACTGGATACTTCTGTTCATAATGTAAATGATCCCCGTGTCCTCCACGCGTGTTGAAATTTGTTCACGCAGCGCGCAGTTTCCATTTTTCCCACACAACTTTAATCTGCTTGGACCCGTCCATCGGCCGGATACATATTTGTACAGATGACCTAAACATCCAGTAAGTCACTGACAtgacacacatacagtaggtTGACAGTTTGTCCACATTTATGCCATTGTTTGCTCTACTAATGCTGTTTGAGCATATGTGCTTTGGTAATTATTTTATAGACACTTTTTAAAGTTACAACATCGAAATCTTCAAGTAAACAAATAAAACATTTCTACAGGTATCACATTTCCATATTTGCTTGCTACTTAGTAGGCTACACTGCACTGTACTAGGCTACAAACTTAATACTGTTTTTCTTCCTATTCTATTTCTGTCACAATTATGTTCTTCTGTTACCTTTTGACaatcttgttttttttttttatcctcggGGATTAATGGTTTCGGTTTAATGCCGTGGGAATGGAAGTCATGTGGATTCTGCTCTCAGATCTCGAGTTCTTCACATTCCGTCCTGTGAATGAAACCCATGAGATTCGGATTGGAACAGGCTAATTATTCATAGATTTAATCTCTGTCACTCGGTCGCGTCAAACCATTCTTATGAACGTTCCCAAGCCGCCCTCTATCGGCGTCGTCATAGTGGTGCCCTAAAGTGGTTATAAACCCAGTCAGTCATTCTGGATGGAGGTAACTACTGTTttgtctaaattacactatagtgcctggaaatacgatgacattgcaAAAGTAGTCAAATATGTAGTAGGAAACTACTTTGCCAGCATTATCATGTATTCGAATatactttagacagatggcaatgttgtcattagctagcaaagttagtcaatactgcatctaaagtcaatttGGTGACATCAAAATTtacaaaaggttttcctactaattatttgcctccttttgaatatcattgtatttccaagcaactgtaaagattgcagtcagagtgcagtatcactgcagtatgctgcaaatactacATCCAAAATAACACTGTTTTTTTTACTGTAGTAATTTTgtagtgtaactgcagttagagtgcagtataactgcagttccaCTGCAGTACATTGCAGTTATTcttactgcatccaaaataccacagCCGACTGCAGTTACAGacttttactgcagtttaaaAACTGCAATATGTTTTTGTAAGGGCACTCATTGACGATGCATTGTGTAGAATGCTCAGTCGGGCATCAATCGGTTCAAAACGAACGTTCAAACGAATATTGTGACGAAACATGCAACCCATGATATTCACGATAGTCACGTCTATTATAGGCATTGGTTGAAGCTTGGTGTTAAATTAAAATCTCCCTATcatcatatctaagccaatatgacaccaatctCGATGAAAACTCAACGTGATTGGAGGTACATAACACACTCCCCGCCTATCGTCATCAGCCGTCCGTCAATTACCGAGAACCACATACCAGATTTTTTTAGCAATTGAGTTTTAAGAGTATTTCTTGAACCTACCTAGCTCAAATTCTAGAGGTCGGATTAAAACTAGACTATAgcgtccataaagtgaccattggATTTAAAAAATGCCGGATTGACTAAATTTGTAGGTGCAACAGTTTTTtataaaatgtataatttatCCCTCTCACGTGCACATTTCCATCCGTTAAGAAACAACGATGTGCTACGATGTGTAGgatttctgacaatgctaacatatTTTTTAGCCGTCGTCGCTCGACAACAACACAGCTGCTTGCCCCATGATGCCAGTCAT
This window contains:
- the LOC121549523 gene encoding uncharacterized protein LOC121549523, whose translation is MHLTGWILAVALVFATSNLKITSAGPLHAQCKVEWYFGIPCRQVYEGLVTQIKQWRTMSSCALGGQRCLYKLQAASIHFIAAKHTTPFKKSVDDLTFRLVSFEFFTHCHVSAMSVSESWYAIRDHGTNYCNLYNLMEGSGLTDTPGYKEITSDFLCTQRSSADCIVY